One stretch of Lacrimispora sphenoides DNA includes these proteins:
- the glyA gene encoding serine hydroxymethyltransferase, protein MVNEVMKFITGYDKEVGEAIEKECARQRRNLELIASENIVSEPVMMAMGTVLTNKYAEGYPGKRYYGGCEDVDIVETIAIERAKKIFGCDYANVQPHSGAQANMAVFLAMLQPGDTVMGMNLNHGGHLTHGSPVNFSGMYFNIIPYGVDDEGFLDYDEMERLAILHKPKLIVAGASAYGRAIDFKRFREAADKAGAYLMVDMAHIAGLVAAGVHESPIPYADVVTTTTHKTLRGPRGGMILANQEAADKFNFNKAIFPGTQGGPLEHVIAGKAVCFGEALKPEFKTYQEQVVKNAKALAAALIKQGFNILTGGTDNHLMLIDLRGMEVTGKELQNRCDEVYITLNKNAVPNDPRSPFVTSGVRVGTPAVTSRGLKEEDMEKIAECIWLAATDFDSKADYIRGEVTKICDKYPLYE, encoded by the coding sequence ATGGTAAATGAGGTTATGAAATTTATCACCGGCTATGACAAAGAAGTGGGAGAAGCCATTGAAAAGGAGTGCGCAAGACAGAGAAGAAATCTGGAATTGATTGCATCGGAAAATATTGTTTCAGAACCGGTTATGATGGCAATGGGAACAGTGCTTACTAATAAGTATGCAGAAGGTTATCCGGGAAAGCGTTATTATGGCGGCTGCGAGGATGTGGATATTGTTGAGACCATTGCCATAGAGCGTGCAAAAAAGATATTTGGCTGTGATTACGCCAACGTCCAGCCTCATTCCGGGGCTCAGGCCAACATGGCAGTTTTTCTTGCCATGCTGCAGCCAGGGGATACGGTCATGGGCATGAATTTAAACCATGGCGGTCACTTAACCCATGGGAGCCCTGTTAATTTTTCCGGTATGTATTTTAATATTATCCCTTACGGCGTAGATGATGAGGGCTTTCTTGATTATGATGAGATGGAAAGGCTTGCCATTTTACACAAACCGAAATTAATTGTTGCAGGTGCCAGTGCCTACGGAAGAGCCATTGATTTTAAGAGATTCCGGGAGGCTGCTGACAAGGCGGGCGCTTATCTTATGGTAGATATGGCACATATTGCAGGTCTTGTTGCGGCAGGAGTTCATGAGAGTCCGATCCCTTATGCAGACGTAGTGACAACGACCACTCATAAGACTCTCCGTGGACCGAGAGGCGGAATGATTTTAGCAAACCAGGAAGCTGCGGATAAATTTAACTTCAATAAGGCTATTTTCCCCGGAACACAGGGAGGTCCTTTGGAGCATGTAATCGCCGGTAAGGCCGTCTGCTTTGGGGAAGCCTTAAAGCCTGAGTTTAAGACCTATCAGGAGCAGGTGGTAAAAAACGCAAAGGCTCTGGCTGCTGCCCTGATCAAGCAGGGATTCAACATCCTGACAGGCGGTACAGATAATCATCTGATGCTGATCGACTTAAGAGGAATGGAAGTAACCGGAAAGGAACTGCAGAACCGCTGTGATGAGGTTTATATTACTCTGAACAAAAATGCAGTGCCAAATGATCCAAGAAGCCCATTTGTGACTTCCGGTGTCCGCGTGGGAACTCCGGCTGTTACCTCAAGAGGTTTAAAGGAAGAGGATATGGAAAAAATCGCAGAGTGCATCTGGTTGGCAGCTACGGATTTTGATAGTAAAGCTGATTACATTAGAGGTGAAGTAACAAAGATCTGTGATAAATATCCGCTGTATGAATAA
- the motA gene encoding flagellar motor stator protein MotA, with the protein MEITTILGVIVGVVAVVGAMIFKHIEFSVLMNPAAFFVIIVGTVATILNSFPGQNIKSIGSLFRVLFTKQKGSSESEMIELMYNLSKQARSEGLLSLEAKAEELQDPFLKKGIRLLVDGAGEELIEEILETEIAAMEKRHEINASIFSSAGTYAPTLGVLGAVFGLIAAMSSINDTERMAEAIAAAFIATILGIFTGYVLWNPFAKKLKVKSQQEVMAKEIIIKGVLSMQHGDSPFILREKLLAALPKSKQKKLSEQDLASDQGKKG; encoded by the coding sequence ATGGAAATAACCACCATCCTGGGAGTTATAGTAGGCGTTGTCGCCGTTGTCGGCGCTATGATTTTTAAGCACATTGAATTTTCAGTCCTTATGAACCCAGCAGCTTTTTTTGTTATTATTGTCGGAACTGTCGCCACAATTTTGAATTCATTTCCAGGGCAGAATATTAAATCCATCGGATCGCTGTTCAGAGTTCTTTTTACAAAACAAAAAGGATCCTCTGAATCCGAAATGATTGAATTAATGTATAACCTATCAAAACAAGCCCGCTCAGAGGGGCTTTTGTCCCTGGAAGCCAAGGCAGAAGAGCTTCAAGACCCTTTTTTAAAAAAGGGAATTCGTTTGCTTGTTGACGGTGCAGGGGAAGAACTGATCGAAGAGATTTTGGAAACGGAAATTGCTGCAATGGAAAAGAGACATGAAATTAATGCCAGTATTTTTTCATCGGCAGGTACATATGCTCCTACTCTTGGTGTTTTGGGTGCAGTATTTGGTTTGATCGCTGCGATGTCATCAATTAACGATACAGAGCGAATGGCCGAAGCAATTGCTGCGGCGTTTATTGCTACGATTCTTGGTATTTTCACCGGCTACGTGTTATGGAACCCATTTGCAAAAAAGCTTAAAGTAAAAAGCCAGCAGGAAGTAATGGCGAAAGAAATTATTATAAAAGGTGTACTCTCCATGCAGCATGGTGATTCCCCCTTTATACTCAGGGAAAAGTTACTTGCCGCTCTTCCAAAATCCAAGCAGAAAAAATTATCTGAGCAGGACCTGGCATCTGATCAGGGCAAAAAGGGGTAA
- a CDS encoding OmpA/MotB family protein: MSKEREHVHQEEEAGEAWLLPYSDLMTLLLAVFIVLFAVSKIDSEKAQQISEQFAGSMMDKNYAAGVASGTGSGGTGAPAGGPLNIETQSELESFLGEYELKKLENIKTELDTKLHNHGMDQSVSTMIDMRGLVIRLNNAIFFDSGSAEIKKQSEDTLVEVAGILNTIDNYIRVEGHTDNVPIKHSNYPSNWELSTARAVNVVKIFINKCNFSPDKLIAVGYGEFKPVADNSTPEGRAQNRRIDVIVLSSKYDNLEEQLVK, translated from the coding sequence ATGTCAAAAGAGAGAGAGCATGTACACCAGGAAGAAGAAGCAGGCGAAGCATGGCTTCTGCCATATTCGGATTTAATGACTCTGCTGCTGGCAGTTTTTATTGTACTTTTTGCTGTCAGTAAGATCGATTCGGAAAAAGCACAGCAGATTTCCGAACAGTTTGCGGGATCTATGATGGATAAGAACTATGCTGCCGGAGTGGCATCGGGAACTGGTTCCGGTGGAACCGGAGCACCGGCAGGCGGTCCGTTAAATATTGAAACTCAAAGCGAGCTGGAGAGCTTTTTGGGAGAGTATGAGCTCAAAAAGCTGGAAAATATAAAGACCGAGCTCGACACAAAACTGCATAATCATGGTATGGATCAATCGGTATCAACCATGATTGATATGCGCGGTCTTGTAATCAGACTGAATAATGCCATATTCTTTGACTCTGGGAGTGCGGAAATTAAGAAGCAAAGTGAGGATACTTTGGTTGAAGTAGCAGGCATTTTGAATACGATTGATAATTATATACGTGTTGAGGGCCATACCGATAACGTTCCTATCAAACACAGCAACTATCCTTCTAACTGGGAATTATCTACGGCAAGAGCTGTCAATGTTGTAAAAATTTTCATAAATAAATGTAATTTTTCGCCAGACAAGCTGATTGCTGTAGGTTATGGAGAGTTTAAACCTGTGGCAGACAATAGTACACCGGAAGGAAGAGCCCAAAACAGACGTATTGATGTCATTGTCTTAAGTTCAAAATACGATAATCTGGAAGAACAGCTGGTGAAATAA
- a CDS encoding DUF1540 domain-containing protein: MLVNGKNECIQCSIDNCAYHAKSEDYCTLEKIKVGTHEQNPTKKECTDCESFKNQA, encoded by the coding sequence ATGTTAGTAAACGGAAAGAACGAATGTATCCAATGCTCCATCGATAATTGCGCTTATCATGCAAAAAGCGAAGATTATTGCACGCTGGAGAAAATTAAGGTAGGAACTCATGAACAGAATCCTACAAAGAAGGAATGTACTGACTGCGAATCTTTCAAGAACCAGGCATAA
- a CDS encoding uracil-xanthine permease family protein — MDNSKQYDLIYQLDGRPPLKVAVPLGLQHVMAMFVGNLAPIFILTGAMSTQDAPFPPELRIMMIQCAMFVSGLATLLQLYPLKLGIIQVGARLPIVMGTAFAFVPTMQGLGAKLLAEQVAPVEAMGYVLGGVIAGSLIELIMGIFLKPLKRFFPPLVVGAVLITIGIKLLTTGATYFVGGAGAKDIGAGKYWLVGGIVLLVIVLLNRFATGMLKATAILIGIIVGYIVAAFSGMVNFDTVTNAAWFSVPMPFMIKPLFRSDIIFPFFAVYVVAGLETMGNANGITISAFGREATAEEISGGIISDAVSCAFAGVFNVLPNTAFGQNVGIIAMTKVINRFCIAIGAIVLIIAGLFPKIGAIFNAMPNCVMGGAVITVFAMIFLNGVKMVLKEGLDDINSLILAITLGLGFGVGNLADSVKENFPAALRFIFAEPVAAVCIVSVLACIFLRPQESKKTTEK; from the coding sequence ATGGATAATTCAAAGCAATATGATCTTATTTACCAACTAGATGGCAGACCGCCGTTAAAAGTTGCGGTTCCTCTTGGTCTTCAGCATGTTATGGCAATGTTTGTTGGTAATCTGGCTCCAATCTTTATCCTGACCGGCGCTATGAGCACACAGGATGCACCATTTCCTCCGGAATTACGGATTATGATGATTCAGTGCGCCATGTTTGTATCCGGACTTGCTACCCTTCTTCAGCTTTATCCGCTGAAATTGGGAATCATTCAGGTAGGAGCACGCCTTCCCATCGTTATGGGAACAGCATTTGCATTCGTACCAACCATGCAGGGGCTTGGGGCAAAGCTGCTGGCAGAACAGGTCGCTCCGGTTGAAGCTATGGGTTACGTATTGGGTGGTGTAATCGCAGGAAGCTTGATCGAGCTGATCATGGGTATTTTCTTAAAGCCGCTGAAAAGATTTTTCCCGCCGCTGGTAGTTGGTGCAGTTCTTATTACCATTGGTATTAAGCTGCTTACGACGGGGGCTACTTACTTTGTAGGCGGTGCAGGCGCAAAGGATATCGGTGCAGGAAAGTACTGGCTGGTTGGCGGCATCGTGCTGCTGGTCATTGTTCTCCTTAACCGTTTTGCAACCGGTATGTTAAAGGCAACTGCTATTTTAATTGGTATCATCGTCGGCTATATCGTGGCTGCTTTTTCAGGAATGGTGAATTTTGATACTGTTACCAATGCAGCATGGTTCAGCGTTCCGATGCCATTTATGATCAAGCCGCTGTTCCGTTCCGACATCATTTTCCCGTTCTTTGCGGTATACGTGGTTGCAGGTCTTGAGACCATGGGAAATGCAAATGGTATCACCATTTCCGCTTTTGGACGCGAAGCTACTGCAGAAGAGATTTCCGGCGGAATTATATCTGATGCTGTAAGCTGTGCATTTGCAGGTGTCTTCAATGTTCTTCCAAACACAGCATTCGGCCAGAACGTGGGTATCATTGCAATGACTAAGGTTATTAACCGGTTCTGTATTGCGATCGGCGCCATAGTTCTGATCATTGCAGGCCTGTTCCCTAAAATCGGCGCGATTTTCAATGCAATGCCTAACTGCGTTATGGGCGGTGCGGTAATCACTGTTTTCGCCATGATTTTCTTAAATGGTGTTAAGATGGTATTAAAAGAAGGCTTAGATGACATAAACAGCCTGATCCTTGCCATTACGCTCGGTCTTGGCTTTGGCGTGGGTAATTTAGCCGATTCTGTGAAGGAAAACTTCCCTGCTGCTCTCCGTTTTATCTTTGCGGAGCCAGTGGCTGCAGTCTGTATCGTAAGTGTTCTTGCCTGCATCTTTTTAAGACCACAGGAATCCAAAAAAACTACAGAGAAATAA
- a CDS encoding SDR family oxidoreductase, which translates to MKKKIMITGSGGFLGGRIAAYYERNYDVIRVGHRNLDITDEEAVGEYIKDHNPDVVIHCAAISNTRVCEENRLLSEAVNLRGSVNMAKACRENGSRLLFMSSDQIYGGSRQKGPNKETDEVPLINVYGAHKKQAEDEILEILPEGICLRLSWMYDFPVRGLKSNSNLLTNLLSSMVQNRPIRLSVSDYRGITWVQEVVKYIEPAMDLPGGIYNFGSESTLSAYEIGSGVFQMLDKNGNRENFVIPDETVAGDNPRNLTMDMGKLKAHGISFSETVEGFSKCLEASPEYVYALIGESIVEF; encoded by the coding sequence ATGAAGAAAAAAATCATGATCACAGGATCCGGGGGCTTCCTTGGAGGAAGAATTGCTGCATATTATGAAAGAAATTATGATGTGATCCGTGTGGGTCACAGGAACTTAGATATTACGGATGAAGAGGCGGTAGGGGAATATATAAAGGATCATAATCCTGATGTAGTGATCCATTGCGCTGCAATATCAAACACCAGGGTATGTGAGGAGAACCGGTTGCTTTCTGAGGCGGTGAACTTAAGGGGGTCCGTTAACATGGCCAAAGCATGCAGGGAAAATGGCAGCAGGCTACTCTTTATGAGCTCGGATCAGATTTATGGGGGCAGCAGACAAAAAGGACCGAATAAAGAGACGGATGAGGTTCCTCTTATCAATGTTTACGGAGCCCATAAAAAGCAGGCGGAGGATGAGATTCTGGAGATTTTGCCTGAGGGAATCTGTCTTCGACTTTCATGGATGTATGATTTCCCTGTCCGAGGCCTTAAAAGCAACTCAAACCTACTTACCAATCTGTTAAGTTCCATGGTGCAGAACCGCCCCATAAGGCTTTCAGTTTCCGATTATCGCGGCATTACCTGGGTACAGGAAGTTGTGAAATATATAGAGCCGGCCATGGACCTGCCTGGCGGAATTTATAATTTTGGCAGTGAAAGTACTCTTTCCGCTTATGAAATAGGAAGCGGAGTCTTTCAGATGCTTGATAAAAACGGGAATAGGGAGAATTTTGTGATCCCGGATGAAACAGTGGCCGGGGACAATCCCAGAAACTTAACTATGGATATGGGAAAACTTAAGGCTCATGGAATCAGTTTTTCTGAAACGGTGGAAGGATTTTCCAAGTGCCTTGAAGCCAGTCCTGAATATGTTTATGCCTTGATAGGAGAATCTATTGTCGAATTTTGA
- a CDS encoding FAD binding domain-containing protein encodes MIRFKNYVKAENLEEAFALNQKKSSVIGGGMMWLKVQSRVRMTLVDLSGLGLDGIEEREDEFTIGAMCTLRQLETHEGLNACFNGVFKECTRSIVGVQFRNGATIGGSVFGRFGFSDIITCLLALDTYVELYKGGLVPLEEFCRVKSDRDILVRIHIKKDGRKAAYASQRISKTDFPVIACCAARKAGKLYVSVGARPAKAELVVLDENQDCLKEELAKIASEGFTYGTNMRGSGAYRKHLAEIYIKRLIEALDQEER; translated from the coding sequence ATGATTCGATTTAAAAATTATGTTAAAGCAGAAAACCTGGAGGAGGCCTTTGCGCTGAATCAGAAGAAGAGCAGTGTCATAGGAGGAGGCATGATGTGGCTGAAGGTACAAAGCCGGGTGCGGATGACTCTGGTGGACTTATCCGGACTGGGGCTTGATGGGATTGAGGAAAGGGAAGACGAGTTTACTATCGGTGCCATGTGTACCCTGCGCCAGCTGGAAACCCATGAAGGACTGAACGCATGCTTTAACGGTGTTTTTAAAGAGTGCACCCGTTCGATTGTCGGAGTCCAGTTCCGCAACGGAGCGACCATAGGAGGAAGCGTGTTCGGCCGGTTTGGATTTTCTGATATCATTACCTGCCTTCTGGCCCTTGATACTTATGTGGAGCTATACAAGGGAGGCCTGGTTCCTTTGGAAGAATTTTGCCGGGTGAAGAGCGACAGGGATATCCTGGTCCGTATCCATATAAAAAAGGATGGAAGAAAAGCAGCCTATGCTTCCCAGCGCATATCAAAGACAGATTTTCCTGTGATTGCCTGCTGTGCGGCCAGAAAGGCTGGAAAGCTCTATGTCTCGGTCGGAGCAAGGCCGGCAAAGGCGGAGCTGGTTGTGCTTGATGAAAACCAGGATTGTCTTAAGGAAGAACTTGCAAAAATAGCATCAGAAGGCTTTACCTACGGTACCAACATGAGGGGAAGCGGGGCTTATCGGAAGCATTTGGCTGAAATATATATAAAAAGGCTTATAGAAGCGCTGGATCAGGAGGAACGGTAA
- a CDS encoding (2Fe-2S)-binding protein: MEIEFTLNGKMSYEEIADDTTLFQLLRRKGCYSVKCGCETENCGLCTVLVNGKSRLSCSLLAARANGCEVVTLEGVEKEAKAFGAYLAEEGAEQCGFCSPGLIMNVLAMEMEEVLDEEGIKEYLAGNLCRCSGYMGQLRAIKKYLSRGEKRDEL, encoded by the coding sequence ATGGAGATCGAATTTACACTGAATGGAAAAATGTCGTATGAGGAAATCGCAGATGATACCACCTTATTCCAGCTTCTTAGAAGGAAGGGCTGCTACAGCGTAAAATGTGGATGTGAAACAGAAAACTGCGGGCTTTGTACGGTGCTGGTCAATGGAAAATCAAGGCTGTCCTGCTCATTATTAGCTGCCAGGGCAAATGGCTGTGAGGTAGTGACCTTAGAAGGCGTGGAAAAGGAAGCGAAGGCGTTTGGAGCATATCTGGCGGAAGAGGGAGCAGAGCAGTGCGGTTTCTGCAGCCCTGGGCTTATAATGAACGTGCTGGCAATGGAGATGGAAGAGGTCCTTGATGAAGAGGGGATAAAAGAGTATCTTGCCGGGAACTTATGCCGGTGCAGCGGCTATATGGGACAGCTTCGGGCTATAAAGAAATATTTAAGCAGAGGAGAAAAAAGGGATGAATTATAA
- a CDS encoding xanthine dehydrogenase family protein molybdopterin-binding subunit, whose amino-acid sequence MRTVNTSVKKKDAMALVTGKPVYTDDLAPGDCLIVKVLRSPHAHALIKEIHKEKAEKVAGIACILTYKDVPQKRFTMAGQSYPEPSPYDRLILDQRMRFVGDAAAIVAGETEAAVDHALRLLKVEYEVLEPVLDFKKAKDHPVLVHPEEDWLSLCPVGADNKRNLCATGGEEHGNVDEVLKQCDYVVEQVYHTKANQQAMMETFRAYSYLDAYGRLNMVASTQVTFHVRRILAHALDIPKSQIRVIKPRIGGGFGAKQTVVAEVYPAIVTMKTGRPAKMIYSRYESQIASSPRHEMEVHVRVGADKNGILQAIDVYTLSNTGAFGEHGPTTVGLSGHKSIPLYRTPKAFRFTYDVVYTNYMSSGAYRGYGATQGIFAVESAVNELAEKLGMDSVKLRELNMVKEGDIMPAYYGETLNSCALDRCMARAKEMIRWDEKYPRIDMGNGKVRGVGVAMAMQGSSISGVDVASVELRLNDDGFYTLMIGASDMGTGCDTTLAQVAADCLECDLDEIVVHGTDTDVSPYDSGSYASSTMYLTGMAVVKACKEMREKILRKGAEYLNCPEDSLEFDGMRVYQPSGELEISLKDIGNKVMCFNEDMLIAGACHTSPVSPPPFMVGMAEVEVDQETGEVELLDYVAVVDCGTTINPNLARIQTEGGIAQGIGMAMYEDITYSSKGQMLQNSLMQYKLPTRQDVGDIRVEFESSYEPTGPFGAKSIGEIVINTPSPAIADAVANAVGVRVRELPVTAEKVYWGMKR is encoded by the coding sequence ATGCGTACGGTAAATACTTCTGTGAAAAAGAAGGATGCCATGGCCCTTGTGACCGGAAAGCCTGTGTATACCGATGACCTGGCTCCCGGAGACTGTCTCATCGTTAAAGTCTTAAGAAGCCCTCATGCCCATGCTCTGATCAAGGAGATCCATAAGGAAAAGGCGGAAAAGGTGGCTGGAATTGCCTGTATTCTGACCTATAAGGATGTTCCCCAGAAGAGATTCACCATGGCGGGTCAGTCCTATCCGGAGCCAAGTCCCTATGACAGGCTGATTCTGGACCAGAGAATGCGCTTTGTGGGGGATGCGGCGGCCATTGTAGCCGGTGAGACGGAAGCTGCGGTGGACCATGCCCTGCGCCTTTTAAAAGTGGAATATGAGGTCTTGGAACCGGTACTGGATTTTAAGAAGGCAAAGGATCATCCGGTGCTAGTCCATCCGGAGGAGGACTGGCTGAGCCTCTGTCCGGTAGGTGCGGATAATAAAAGAAATTTATGTGCTACCGGAGGGGAAGAGCATGGTAACGTCGATGAGGTATTAAAGCAGTGTGATTATGTGGTGGAACAGGTCTACCATACAAAGGCGAATCAGCAGGCAATGATGGAGACCTTCCGGGCCTATTCTTATCTGGACGCTTATGGACGCCTCAATATGGTGGCATCCACACAGGTTACTTTTCATGTGAGGAGAATCCTGGCTCATGCCCTGGATATTCCAAAATCCCAGATCCGCGTGATCAAGCCCAGGATCGGCGGCGGCTTCGGCGCAAAGCAGACGGTGGTGGCTGAGGTATATCCGGCAATCGTGACAATGAAGACCGGCAGGCCGGCCAAGATGATCTACAGCCGGTATGAGTCTCAAATCGCCTCTTCTCCCCGCCATGAGATGGAAGTCCATGTGCGTGTGGGAGCGGATAAGAATGGAATCCTTCAGGCAATCGATGTATATACTCTGTCAAATACAGGAGCTTTTGGGGAACACGGCCCTACTACAGTAGGTTTATCCGGACATAAATCCATACCCTTATACCGGACGCCGAAAGCCTTCCGTTTTACATATGATGTTGTTTATACTAACTACATGTCATCAGGAGCTTACAGGGGATACGGAGCAACCCAGGGAATATTTGCGGTAGAATCTGCGGTAAATGAGCTGGCGGAAAAGCTGGGAATGGATTCTGTAAAATTAAGGGAATTAAACATGGTAAAGGAAGGCGATATCATGCCTGCCTATTATGGGGAAACCTTAAACAGCTGTGCTCTGGACCGGTGTATGGCCCGCGCCAAGGAGATGATCCGCTGGGATGAGAAGTACCCCAGGATCGACATGGGAAATGGAAAGGTGCGGGGCGTAGGCGTAGCCATGGCCATGCAGGGATCCAGCATTTCCGGCGTTGATGTGGCTTCTGTGGAGCTGCGCCTGAATGATGACGGTTTTTACACCCTTATGATCGGCGCTTCCGATATGGGAACGGGCTGTGATACCACCTTGGCCCAGGTGGCGGCTGATTGCCTGGAATGTGATCTTGATGAGATCGTGGTCCATGGAACAGATACGGATGTTTCTCCTTATGATTCCGGTTCTTATGCGTCCAGCACCATGTATTTAACCGGAATGGCTGTGGTAAAGGCCTGCAAAGAAATGCGGGAAAAGATCTTAAGAAAAGGTGCTGAGTATCTAAACTGCCCGGAGGATTCTCTGGAATTTGACGGAATGAGGGTCTACCAGCCATCGGGAGAGCTGGAAATATCCTTAAAAGATATAGGAAACAAAGTCATGTGCTTTAATGAAGATATGCTCATTGCCGGTGCCTGTCATACCTCTCCTGTATCGCCGCCTCCTTTTATGGTGGGAATGGCTGAAGTCGAAGTGGATCAGGAGACCGGAGAGGTAGAGCTTTTGGACTATGTGGCGGTTGTGGACTGCGGAACAACCATTAATCCCAATCTGGCCAGAATCCAGACCGAGGGCGGAATCGCCCAGGGCATTGGCATGGCAATGTATGAAGATATTACCTATTCTTCCAAGGGACAGATGCTGCAGAACTCCCTCATGCAGTACAAGCTTCCTACCAGGCAGGATGTAGGCGATATCCGGGTGGAATTTGAAAGCAGCTATGAGCCTACAGGGCCTTTTGGAGCTAAGTCCATTGGGGAGATCGTGATCAATACCCCTTCTCCTGCCATTGCAGATGCAGTAGCCAATGCAGTCGGAGTAAGAGTAAGGGAATTGCCTGTTACGGCCGAAAAGGTGTACTGGGGCATGAAGCGGTAA
- a CDS encoding ABC transporter ATP-binding protein — MEALIRAEKICKDYDAGEVKVQALKHVSFEIQRGEFIVILGPSGSGKSTLLNILGGIETVTSGAVYYDGAPLSWGDLKSLTAYRRAHAGFIFQFYNLMPGLTALENVQLAAELSEDPLDPETLLGQVGLLDRASHFPSRLSGGQQQRVAIARALCKNPDILLCDEPTGALDSSTGSQILRLLSDFNRQYEKTVLLITHNENIAGIADRVFYFKDGCLEKIRVNERPLKPEEVVW; from the coding sequence ATGGAAGCTTTGATAAGGGCGGAAAAGATCTGCAAGGATTACGATGCAGGTGAGGTCAAGGTCCAAGCTTTAAAGCATGTGTCGTTTGAGATTCAACGAGGGGAATTTATCGTAATTCTGGGACCAAGCGGGTCTGGGAAAAGCACCCTTTTAAATATATTAGGAGGGATTGAAACGGTTACCAGCGGAGCTGTTTATTACGATGGTGCGCCTCTTTCCTGGGGAGATTTAAAGAGCCTTACGGCCTATCGACGGGCTCATGCCGGGTTTATCTTTCAGTTCTATAATTTAATGCCGGGACTGACTGCGCTGGAGAATGTGCAACTGGCGGCAGAGCTTTCCGAGGATCCCCTGGATCCGGAAACGCTGCTTGGGCAGGTGGGGCTTTTAGACAGGGCAAGCCATTTTCCCAGCAGGCTGTCAGGAGGGCAGCAGCAGAGGGTTGCCATTGCCAGGGCCTTGTGTAAGAATCCTGATATCCTGCTCTGCGACGAACCCACTGGGGCATTGGACAGCAGCACAGGAAGCCAGATATTAAGGCTGTTGTCGGATTTTAACAGACAGTATGAAAAGACGGTGCTTCTGATCACCCATAATGAGAACATTGCGGGGATCGCGGACCGGGTTTTTTATTTTAAGGATGGATGTCTGGAAAAGATCCGTGTCAATGAAAGACCCTTAAAGCCGGAGGAGGTGGTCTGGTAG